A window of candidate division WOR-3 bacterium genomic DNA:
CATAAGGTGAGTGTAGAACAATTTCACATCCACCGCCTAAAACTCTCCCAAAAGGTGCTGTAACTATTGGTTTATTTGAATATTTTATTCTCATATTCATTTCTTGGAATTTTCTTACCATTAAATCAATTTCATCCCATTCTTCTTCCTGAATAGCCATAAGTATTAAATATAGGTTTGCACCTGCTGAGAAATGTTCCCCTTGATTTCCTATAACCATTCCAGCATAATTAGAATTTTCGAGAAAATCAATAGATTCAAATACCATCTCAACTATTCCAGGTCCTATTGCATTTGCTTTTGTGTGGAATTCAAGTAAAAGCACATCTTCTCCCATATCATATAAAGTGGCTTCATTATTTTCCTTTAAAGTTTTTTTCTCTTCCTTTAAATCACTGATATAAACCTCATATTTACTTTTTATTTCTTCTCTGTAATTTCTTTCTGGATAAAAGTAAAAGTGCCTTTTTGTTTTATCTTTTTTGTAAAAACTATCAATTTCCTTAACCCAGTCAGGGACTTTTTTACCGTCACTTTCCATTCTCTTTGTAAATTCCTTTACTCCGAGATAATCCCATATTTCAAAAGGTCCGTATTTCCAGCCAAATCCCCATTTCATTGCATTATCTATATTCAATACATCATCAGAAATTTCAGGAATTCTGTTGGCACAGTAAAGTAAGATTTCAGAAAGAGACCTGTAGGCAAATTCTGCTCCTTTATCCTTTCCGTTTATGAGAAATTTAATTCTTTCAAGTTCATTATCTTCCTGCATAGCTCTTTCAAGGGAGGGAAAACTTGCCTTACTTTGCTCCCTGTAAGTCCAGTTTTTAATATCAAAAGTATATATTTTTGTTTCACCATTCACTTTTTCTTTTTTATAAAACCCTTTTTGAGTTTTATCACCGAGCAAACCTTCCTTTATCATTTTTTCAAGAAATTCGGGTGGTTTAAAAATTTCTCTCATTTCATCATTTGTAGCCCTTTCATATACAGTTTTAGCAACATGATATAGAACATCAAGTCCTACAAGGTCAAGGGTTCTAAAAGTTGCAGTTTTAGGTCTTCCCATTGCTTTCCCTGTTAAGGCATCAATCTCTTCTGGTTTCAAATCCATCTCCTCCATTAATTTAAAAATATACATGATTCCAAATACCCCGATTCTATTAGCAATAAAATTGGGAGTGTCTTTAGCAATTACAATTCCCTTTCCGAGTTTTCTTTCAGCAAATTTTTTAAATTCTTCTAAAATATTTTTATCAGTTTCAGGTCCTGGAATAATTTCAAGAAGTTTCATAAATCTTGGTGGATTGAAAAAGTGAGTACCAAAGAAGTTTCTCTTCATCTCCTTTTTAAAATCAGAAGATATTTCCCTTAGTGGTAAACCTGAGGTGTTAGTTGTTACAATTGTTCCATCTTTATAAAAATTTTCCACTTTTTTAAATAAATTTTTCTTAATTTCAAGATTTTCAACAACTGCCTCAATGATCCAGTCTACTTCTTTAACAATTTCAAGGTTATCTTCAAAATTTCCAATTTC
This region includes:
- a CDS encoding 3-hydroxyacyl-CoA dehydrogenase NAD-binding domain-containing protein — encoded protein: MKINKICVLGAGTMGSQIAALLSSLGFKTYLLDIVPKEGKDRNKIVKDAIQRLKKQFPPPLYLPEFADDIEIGNFEDNLEIVKEVDWIIEAVVENLEIKKNLFKKVENFYKDGTIVTTNTSGLPLREISSDFKKEMKRNFFGTHFFNPPRFMKLLEIIPGPETDKNILEEFKKFAERKLGKGIVIAKDTPNFIANRIGVFGIMYIFKLMEEMDLKPEEIDALTGKAMGRPKTATFRTLDLVGLDVLYHVAKTVYERATNDEMREIFKPPEFLEKMIKEGLLGDKTQKGFYKKEKVNGETKIYTFDIKNWTYREQSKASFPSLERAMQEDNELERIKFLINGKDKGAEFAYRSLSEILLYCANRIPEISDDVLNIDNAMKWGFGWKYGPFEIWDYLGVKEFTKRMESDGKKVPDWVKEIDSFYKKDKTKRHFYFYPERNYREEIKSKYEVYISDLKEEKKTLKENNEATLYDMGEDVLLLEFHTKANAIGPGIVEMVFESIDFLENSNYAGMVIGNQGEHFSAGANLYLILMAIQEEEWDEIDLMVRKFQEMNMRIKYSNKPIVTAPFGRVLGGGCEIVLHSPYVQASSELYMGLVEIAVGLLPAGGGTKEMLLRHNEIIPEGVNVDFYPYLRRILEIIGMAKVSSSAFEAKKYLFLRDRDGITINQDHLLYDAKRKVIELNEIGFQRNRKKKIKVEGRDGYFYLEMLIYNLLEAKQITEHEALIARKISEILTVKDVPKGTEVSEETLLDLERENFLFLCGTQKTKERIEHMLLKGKPLRN